In Pasteurella multocida subsp. multocida OH4807, a genomic segment contains:
- a CDS encoding hypothetical protein (COG1279 Lysine efflux permease) — MEPFLQGFFVTSGLIIAIGAQNAFVLKQGLLKQNILAVILTCFICDIILISLGVLGLGSLISQSPMATVALAFLGGAFLLFYGLNAFLSAYQGNASLALEEQENTPQRTIHAVIATLLITLLNPHVYLDTVVILGGIAGTLAFDEKLFFLVGSLLVSALWFFSLGYGARLLIPFFRRPITWRILDLVIGVIMWAIAVSLVHYGITLFKML; from the coding sequence ATGGAGCCGTTTTTACAAGGATTTTTTGTCACCTCAGGCTTGATTATCGCAATCGGGGCACAAAATGCGTTTGTATTGAAACAAGGATTACTTAAACAAAATATTCTTGCAGTGATTTTAACCTGCTTTATTTGTGACATCATTTTGATTTCATTAGGCGTATTAGGACTAGGCTCATTAATCAGCCAAAGCCCAATGGCAACAGTCGCACTCGCCTTTTTAGGTGGGGCGTTTTTGCTGTTTTATGGTTTAAACGCCTTTCTTTCTGCTTATCAAGGCAATGCCTCGCTCGCACTGGAAGAACAAGAAAATACACCGCAACGCACCATACACGCCGTGATTGCAACCTTATTGATTACGCTACTGAACCCACACGTTTATTTAGATACGGTTGTGATTTTAGGTGGGATTGCTGGCACCTTGGCATTTGATGAAAAACTGTTCTTTTTAGTCGGTTCATTGCTCGTGTCGGCATTATGGTTTTTCAGCTTAGGTTATGGCGCAAGATTATTAATTCCATTTTTCCGCAGACCCATTACGTGGCGCATTTTAGATCTCGTGATTGGCGTGATTATGTGGGCTATTGCCGTCAGCTTAGTGCATTATGGTATTACCTTATTTAAGATGTTATAA
- a CDS encoding phosphoglycolate phosphatase (COG0546 Predicted phosphatases), whose protein sequence is MTQFKLIGFDLDGTLVNSLPDLALSVNSALAEFDLPQAPEELVLTWIGNGADILIARALEWAKAQTGKSLNDEQIRELKRRFGFYYGENLCNLSRLYPNVKETLEQLKAQGYTLAVVTNKPTKHVQPVLAAFGIDHLFSELLGGQSLPAIKPHPAPLYYLCGKFGLYPKQILFVGDSKNDILAAHSAGCPVVGLTYGYNYNIPISEANPDWVFDDFAEILTILK, encoded by the coding sequence ATGACACAATTTAAATTGATTGGCTTTGACCTTGATGGCACCTTAGTCAATAGCTTGCCTGATTTGGCACTCTCAGTAAATTCAGCATTAGCAGAATTTGATTTACCCCAAGCACCTGAAGAGTTAGTGCTTACTTGGATTGGTAATGGAGCAGATATTTTAATTGCTCGTGCTTTAGAATGGGCAAAAGCGCAAACTGGCAAAAGCCTGAATGACGAACAAATTCGTGAGTTAAAACGTCGTTTTGGTTTCTATTATGGTGAAAATTTATGTAATTTAAGCCGTTTGTATCCAAATGTCAAAGAAACGTTGGAACAGCTAAAAGCACAAGGCTACACCTTAGCAGTGGTGACCAATAAGCCAACAAAACACGTTCAACCTGTGTTAGCTGCATTTGGTATCGATCATTTATTTAGCGAGTTGTTAGGTGGTCAATCTTTACCAGCGATTAAACCGCACCCAGCGCCATTGTATTATTTATGTGGTAAATTTGGTTTATACCCAAAACAAATTTTATTTGTGGGTGATTCAAAAAATGATATTTTAGCCGCACACTCAGCAGGCTGCCCAGTCGTTGGTTTAACCTATGGTTACAACTACAACATCCCCATTTCAGAAGCGAATCCTGATTGGGTGTTTGATGATTTTGCAGAGATTTTGACGATTTTGAAATAA
- a CDS encoding threonine dehydratase (COG1171 Threonine dehydratase): protein MTNNLTSPQPTGAEYLKAVLSSRVYEVAQVTPLQEMPKLSERLGNHIFIKREDRQPVHSFKLRGAYAMIAGLPDEQKRAGVIAASAGNHAQGVALSAKQLGLRALIVMPQNTPSIKVEAVRGFGGEVLLYGANFDEAKAKAIELSESKHMTFIPPFDHPAVIAGQGSLAMELLQQNTHIDRIFVPVGGGGLAAGIAVLIKQLMPEIKVIGVESKDSACLYHALKAGKPVELERVGLFADGVAVKRIGDETFRVCQQYIDDVVLVDGDEICAAVKDIFENVRAIAEPSGALSLAGLKKYVKEHHIQGETLVNVLSGANLNFHTLRYVSERCEIGEQHEALLAVTIPEKPGSFLKFCHILGAVPVTEFKYRYADDAQACIFVGVRISGEEEKNSIINQLHQNGYDLIDLSNDDIAKTHVRYMIGGRSNSHFKERLYSFEFPEQKGALLKFLETLGQTHWNISVFHYRAHGADYGNVLAGFQLNDDDLDAFNQHLEKLGYVYQDVTESPAYRYFLV, encoded by the coding sequence ATGACGAACAACCTCACCTCCCCCCAACCCACAGGCGCCGAATACTTAAAAGCGGTGCTCAGCTCAAGAGTGTACGAAGTGGCACAAGTCACACCTTTACAAGAAATGCCTAAACTATCCGAGCGCTTGGGCAATCACATTTTTATCAAACGTGAAGATCGCCAACCTGTACATAGTTTTAAACTGCGTGGTGCTTATGCCATGATTGCAGGATTGCCTGATGAGCAAAAACGAGCAGGTGTCATTGCGGCTTCAGCAGGCAACCACGCACAAGGCGTTGCACTTTCTGCGAAACAACTTGGTTTACGGGCACTCATCGTAATGCCACAAAATACCCCAAGCATCAAAGTGGAAGCCGTACGTGGTTTTGGTGGCGAAGTGTTGCTATATGGCGCAAACTTTGACGAAGCCAAAGCGAAAGCGATTGAACTGTCTGAAAGTAAGCATATGACCTTTATTCCACCTTTTGATCACCCAGCAGTGATCGCGGGGCAAGGTTCATTAGCGATGGAATTGCTACAACAAAATACCCACATCGATCGCATTTTTGTGCCTGTCGGTGGGGGGGGCTTAGCGGCGGGTATTGCCGTATTAATTAAGCAATTAATGCCAGAAATTAAAGTGATTGGCGTTGAATCTAAAGATTCGGCGTGTTTATATCACGCATTAAAAGCAGGCAAGCCCGTTGAGTTAGAACGGGTTGGTTTATTCGCTGATGGTGTCGCGGTAAAACGTATTGGTGACGAAACCTTTCGCGTTTGTCAGCAATATATTGATGATGTTGTGCTGGTTGATGGCGATGAAATTTGCGCTGCCGTAAAAGATATTTTTGAGAACGTTCGAGCGATTGCGGAACCCTCTGGCGCCCTCTCTTTAGCTGGACTCAAAAAATATGTCAAAGAACACCATATTCAGGGTGAAACGCTGGTCAACGTGCTTTCTGGTGCCAACCTAAACTTCCACACCTTACGTTACGTGTCTGAACGTTGTGAAATTGGTGAGCAACACGAAGCCTTGCTTGCCGTGACCATCCCAGAGAAACCGGGCAGCTTCTTAAAATTCTGTCATATTTTAGGTGCGGTGCCTGTAACCGAATTTAAATACCGCTATGCAGATGATGCACAAGCGTGTATTTTCGTCGGTGTGCGTATTAGCGGTGAAGAAGAGAAAAATAGTATTATCAATCAGTTACATCAGAATGGCTACGATCTGATTGACTTGTCGAATGATGACATTGCGAAAACGCACGTGCGCTATATGATTGGCGGTCGCTCAAACAGCCACTTTAAAGAGCGTTTATATAGTTTTGAATTTCCAGAACAAAAAGGGGCATTATTGAAGTTCCTCGAAACCCTTGGACAAACGCACTGGAATATTTCGGTATTCCATTATCGTGCGCACGGTGCAGACTACGGTAACGTGCTCGCAGGTTTCCAGTTAAACGATGACGATCTTGATGCCTTCAACCAACACTTAGAAAAACTCGGCTACGTTTATCAAGATGTCACGGAAAGCCCAGCCTATCGTTATTTTTTAGTTTAA
- a CDS encoding heme acquisition system receptor (COG1629 Outer membrane receptor proteins, mostly Fe transport) has protein sequence MPNKIQYSLLSLSIFFALGGSQVALAQSDTSNKPTVSKLETILVNEKEVDSRYDESLLKTYLSAGSYSYLTQSEISTFRGSSVGDFLSGVPSVIVGNKRNSGALSVNIRGIANENRVPVWVDNGLQSVPSWQGYAGSSTRTYLDPDLISQVEIEKGPSFAHDAAGAIGGVVRMNTLSWKDIVTEGKDWGLRVTLGTMTNTVSPPANYTPGGYQTRYISKCLSNTTGLCKEQTYAPNARYSSHGFDFNAYNYSLALAKKWDNADMVLAYAKRKQGNYFVGRHGQTPQIDSIEFEEDSVEVIEPHQYEDIEIGTLSFKENHSTLYRPGEEALNTSQNNDSYLAKVNVYNDAHRLGLTYRHYRSHFGEIMSSILNFRAYGALQGEGTEVKVDNYHVNYQYNPKTPYVNLNVNAYYTHSDSSNFTPLIEEYGYSLSSRHAHFLISKQKGVSLDNTSIFQVNNQPLTLKYGVSHNYERIYPPRDAQQRVKAKGYPDNAIAPLYVRDGKRKEMSAFIHANYPLTTWLKADVGLRYMRSTIYDNVVREEKIHIGDKPIPRPGGGFNFVPQYKHVVHKQAPIKNKGFSPIIMLSADVLEGTLLYVKYAEALRSPSLFQATKGWSMQSTADNLEQLKPERAKNWELGITGFYEHLGGRDNVMGFKLAYFHNTVKDYLTRSFDRMSGLTQTLNLQSAQFTGFEASAYYDMRKFYAKLAGTYYTRTKFCLTPEQAGKETQCNSGYVYRSNLNNAVPPRLNVHLTLGSRWLDEKLDIGARYSYYSKRLVPVLSSERFANTSSIEWAPYSLVDLYANYHVSKQLKLTMTMDNVFNRYYLDTNNMGLNTAPGRTLHFGVEYRF, from the coding sequence ATGCCAAACAAAATCCAATATAGTTTATTGAGTCTGAGTATTTTTTTCGCTTTAGGCGGGTCTCAAGTTGCCTTAGCCCAATCAGATACCAGTAATAAACCAACAGTAAGTAAGTTAGAAACAATTCTAGTAAATGAGAAAGAGGTAGATAGTCGTTATGATGAGAGTTTGCTTAAAACGTATCTTTCTGCGGGGTCTTATTCGTATTTAACTCAGTCAGAGATCTCGACATTTAGAGGCAGTTCTGTGGGCGACTTTTTATCTGGTGTACCTAGTGTCATTGTTGGAAATAAACGGAATAGTGGTGCGTTATCAGTGAATATTCGTGGAATAGCCAATGAAAACCGTGTACCAGTTTGGGTAGACAATGGATTACAGTCCGTCCCTTCTTGGCAAGGTTATGCGGGCTCATCAACTCGTACTTATTTGGATCCAGATTTAATTAGCCAAGTCGAAATAGAGAAAGGACCATCTTTTGCTCATGATGCGGCTGGAGCAATTGGGGGCGTGGTACGAATGAATACACTCAGTTGGAAGGATATTGTGACAGAGGGTAAAGATTGGGGATTACGTGTCACATTGGGTACGATGACAAATACCGTTTCTCCACCAGCTAATTATACACCTGGTGGCTATCAAACCCGTTATATCAGTAAATGTTTATCGAATACGACAGGTTTATGTAAGGAGCAAACATATGCACCGAATGCGCGTTATTCTTCTCATGGATTCGATTTCAATGCGTATAATTATAGCCTTGCACTAGCGAAAAAATGGGATAATGCTGACATGGTGCTTGCTTATGCAAAACGTAAACAGGGGAACTATTTTGTTGGTCGTCATGGGCAAACACCACAGATTGACTCCATCGAATTTGAAGAGGATTCCGTTGAGGTTATCGAGCCACATCAATATGAAGATATTGAAATTGGCACGCTTTCTTTTAAAGAAAACCACAGTACCTTGTATCGTCCTGGTGAAGAAGCGTTAAACACGTCACAAAATAATGATTCCTATTTGGCTAAAGTGAATGTCTATAATGACGCGCACCGCTTAGGACTGACCTATCGTCATTACCGTAGTCATTTTGGTGAAATTATGAGCTCAATTTTGAATTTTCGTGCTTATGGTGCACTACAGGGAGAAGGAACGGAAGTCAAAGTAGATAACTATCATGTAAATTATCAATACAATCCGAAAACACCTTATGTAAATTTAAATGTCAATGCTTATTATACTCACAGTGATTCATCGAATTTTACGCCACTGATTGAAGAGTATGGTTACTCGTTATCTAGTCGTCATGCCCACTTTTTGATTTCTAAACAGAAAGGGGTGAGTCTTGATAATACGAGCATCTTTCAAGTCAACAACCAGCCTTTAACCTTAAAATATGGTGTGTCACATAATTATGAACGTATTTATCCACCACGTGATGCACAACAACGGGTCAAAGCAAAAGGCTACCCTGATAATGCGATTGCTCCGCTCTATGTGCGTGATGGGAAACGTAAAGAAATGAGTGCCTTTATTCATGCCAATTATCCACTCACTACATGGTTAAAAGCCGATGTGGGATTACGTTATATGCGTTCCACGATCTATGACAATGTTGTGCGCGAAGAAAAAATACATATTGGAGATAAACCGATTCCTCGCCCGGGAGGTGGATTTAATTTTGTGCCGCAGTATAAACATGTAGTACATAAACAAGCACCAATTAAAAATAAAGGATTTTCACCGATCATCATGTTAAGTGCTGATGTGCTGGAGGGTACCCTTCTCTATGTAAAATATGCCGAGGCATTGCGTTCCCCAAGTTTATTCCAAGCTACGAAAGGTTGGAGCATGCAGTCAACCGCAGATAATCTGGAGCAGCTAAAACCAGAAAGAGCAAAAAATTGGGAACTAGGCATTACAGGATTCTATGAACATCTTGGTGGTCGTGATAATGTGATGGGGTTTAAACTCGCTTATTTCCATAATACAGTAAAAGATTATCTCACACGAAGTTTTGATCGCATGAGTGGTTTAACACAAACCTTAAATTTACAAAGTGCGCAATTTACAGGATTTGAGGCATCTGCTTATTATGATATGCGTAAATTTTATGCGAAACTGGCGGGCACTTATTATACGAGAACAAAATTCTGTTTAACGCCTGAACAAGCAGGTAAAGAAACACAGTGTAATTCAGGTTATGTTTATCGGAGCAATTTAAATAATGCTGTCCCACCTCGATTAAATGTACACCTTACATTAGGGTCACGTTGGTTAGACGAAAAGTTAGATATTGGGGCTCGTTACAGCTATTACAGCAAACGTTTAGTGCCAGTGTTGTCTTCCGAACGGTTTGCTAATACATCGAGCATTGAGTGGGCCCCTTATTCGCTCGTTGATTTGTATGCCAACTATCATGTGTCTAAGCAGTTAAAATTGACTATGACAATGGATAATGTATTCAATCGTTATTATTTAGATACGAATAATATGGGATTGAACACAGCGCCAGGTAGAACATTACATTTTGGTGTTGAATATCGCTTCTAG
- a CDS encoding tryptophanyl-tRNA ligase (COG0180 Tryptophanyl-tRNA synthetase): protein MTKPVVLSGVQPSGELTIGNYLGALRQWVKMQDDYECLFCIVDLHAITVRQDPEALRKATLDVLALYLACGIDPEKSTIFIQSHVPEHTQLAWVLNCYTYFGEMGRMTQFKDKSARHAENINVGLFTYPVLMAADILLYQANQVPVGEDQKQHLEITRDIANRFNAIYGDLFAVPEPFIPKAGARVMSLLEPEKKMSKSDENRNNVIGLLEDPKAVAKKIKRAVTDSDEPPVVRYDVQNKAGVSNLLDILSGVTGKSIAELEAEFEGKMYGHLKAAVADEVSAMLTTLQERFHHFRNNEALLNKIAREGAEKARERAKKTLETVYQAVGFVA, encoded by the coding sequence ATGACAAAACCAGTTGTATTAAGTGGCGTGCAGCCATCAGGCGAATTAACCATTGGGAACTATCTTGGTGCATTGCGTCAATGGGTAAAAATGCAAGACGATTACGAATGTTTATTCTGTATCGTGGACTTGCACGCCATTACCGTTCGCCAAGACCCAGAGGCATTACGCAAAGCGACGTTAGATGTGCTTGCGTTATATTTAGCTTGTGGCATTGATCCTGAAAAAAGCACTATTTTTATCCAATCACACGTGCCAGAACACACACAATTGGCTTGGGTGCTAAATTGTTATACGTATTTCGGCGAAATGGGTCGAATGACACAATTCAAAGATAAATCGGCTCGTCACGCAGAAAATATCAACGTCGGTTTATTCACATATCCTGTGTTAATGGCTGCAGATATTTTGTTATATCAAGCAAATCAAGTGCCAGTGGGCGAAGACCAAAAACAACATTTAGAAATCACACGTGATATTGCAAACCGCTTTAACGCGATCTATGGTGATCTTTTTGCTGTGCCAGAGCCGTTTATTCCAAAAGCAGGCGCACGCGTCATGTCATTGCTTGAGCCTGAAAAGAAAATGTCAAAATCAGACGAAAACCGCAATAACGTGATTGGTTTATTAGAAGATCCAAAAGCTGTTGCGAAGAAAATTAAACGTGCGGTAACAGACTCTGATGAGCCACCAGTAGTGCGTTATGATGTACAGAATAAAGCGGGTGTGTCTAACTTGTTAGATATTTTATCTGGTGTAACGGGTAAATCTATTGCAGAGCTCGAAGCAGAATTTGAAGGCAAAATGTATGGGCACTTAAAAGCTGCGGTGGCAGATGAAGTATCAGCCATGCTCACCACATTACAAGAGCGTTTCCATCATTTCCGCAATAACGAAGCGCTTTTAAATAAAATTGCTCGTGAAGGGGCGGAAAAAGCTCGCGAACGTGCGAAGAAAACCTTAGAGACGGTTTACCAAGCTGTGGGTTTTGTGGCATAG
- a CDS encoding ribulose-phosphate 3-epimerase (COG0036 Pentose-5-phosphate-3-epimerase) yields the protein MKPYLIAPSILSADLARLGDDVQNVLNSGADVIHFDVMDNHYVPNLTFGPPICKALRDYGITAPIDVHLMVKPVDRIIPDFAKAGATYITFHPEATEHIDRSLQLVRDCGCKSGLVFNPATPLSYLDYVMDKVDVILLMSVNPGFGGQSFIPSTLDKLREVRKRIDQSGFDIRLEVDGGVKVNNIADIAKAGADMFVAGSAIFDQPDYKKVIDEMRQQLATV from the coding sequence ATGAAACCTTATTTAATTGCACCTTCTATTTTGTCTGCGGATTTAGCCCGTTTAGGTGACGATGTTCAAAATGTTTTAAATTCTGGTGCAGATGTTATCCACTTTGATGTAATGGATAATCACTATGTGCCAAACTTAACTTTCGGTCCTCCAATATGTAAGGCATTGCGTGATTACGGCATTACTGCACCAATTGATGTGCATTTAATGGTGAAACCTGTGGATCGCATTATTCCTGATTTTGCGAAAGCGGGGGCAACTTACATCACCTTCCACCCTGAAGCTACCGAACATATTGATCGCTCGTTACAGCTTGTGCGTGACTGCGGTTGTAAATCTGGGCTGGTGTTTAACCCCGCAACACCACTCAGTTATTTAGATTATGTAATGGATAAAGTTGACGTGATTTTATTGATGTCGGTGAACCCTGGTTTTGGCGGGCAATCTTTCATTCCAAGCACTTTAGATAAATTGCGTGAAGTGCGTAAACGCATTGACCAAAGCGGTTTTGATATCCGTTTAGAAGTGGACGGCGGTGTTAAAGTAAACAATATTGCAGACATTGCAAAAGCGGGCGCAGATATGTTCGTTGCGGGTTCTGCAATTTTTGATCAACCAGATTATAAGAAAGTGATTGACGAAATGCGTCAACAATTAGCAACTGTTTAA
- a CDS encoding hypothetical protein (COG3012 Uncharacterized protein conserved in bacteria): MTENLTALCPCQSGQLYQDCCAPFHQQQQFPANAMQLMRSRYTAYVSKNIDYIVQTTVPSQQHLLPIAELKNWAEHTQWVGLTIVKHEPLSKTHSTVEFDAHFATDEGTQVHNEKSLFVNIEGRWYFVDPTVPLPTMKQPCLCGSNKKFKHCCGGLL; encoded by the coding sequence ATGACTGAAAATTTAACCGCACTTTGTCCCTGTCAATCAGGTCAACTTTATCAAGATTGCTGTGCGCCATTCCACCAGCAACAGCAATTTCCCGCCAATGCCATGCAATTGATGCGTTCTCGCTATACCGCTTACGTATCGAAAAATATCGATTATATTGTGCAAACCACTGTGCCAAGTCAGCAGCATTTACTACCGATTGCCGAATTAAAAAACTGGGCAGAACACACGCAATGGGTGGGATTAACCATTGTCAAACACGAACCACTTTCGAAAACCCACAGTACTGTGGAGTTTGATGCACACTTTGCTACGGATGAAGGCACGCAAGTGCATAATGAAAAATCGCTATTTGTGAATATTGAAGGGCGTTGGTATTTTGTCGATCCAACAGTCCCGTTACCCACAATGAAACAGCCTTGTCTTTGTGGTTCAAATAAAAAATTCAAACATTGTTGTGGAGGTTTACTGTGA